One genomic region from Planctomycetaceae bacterium encodes:
- a CDS encoding DUF1501 domain-containing protein: MTNPSLFPCGRLSVVPNRREMLRRSGCGLGMLALADLLGGSAKAEQSQEAVGSPLQPREPHFTPQAKAIIWLFMEGAPSAVDLFDPKPELTKNDGKRVDIKVFFGDPGPLMKSPFRFDQYGQSGQWVCEHYSNVARHVDDIAFIKSCYSESDNHVPALYQINTGIPRPGFPSAGSWMTYGLGSENQNLPGYVVLENRQGVKGGPLNWGSGFLPSSYQGTLFRSQGSPVLNLKRPADITGSDQRRQLDLMREFNQKHLQHLPHERDLQARIESFELAFRMQSEAMDAVDLTKETAETQELYGLNQDHSRYYGRKCLIARRLIERGVRFIQVYSDGEWDAHNKLTQNHIGHCRETDVPIAGLLTDLKQRGLWDDVLVIWGGEFGRMPVSQSGDGRDHNPNGFLTWMAGAGIKGGVSYGETDEIGYKAEVNPVSVHDLHATMLHLMGMDHKRLTWFHNGRNYRLTDVAGNVLQPILRST; encoded by the coding sequence ATGACCAATCCATCCCTTTTCCCCTGTGGCAGACTGAGTGTCGTTCCGAATCGCCGAGAGATGCTGCGTCGATCCGGCTGTGGTCTGGGAATGCTCGCGCTGGCAGATCTGCTCGGTGGTTCGGCAAAGGCAGAACAGTCTCAGGAAGCCGTCGGCAGTCCGCTACAGCCACGCGAGCCGCATTTCACACCGCAGGCAAAAGCGATTATCTGGCTGTTTATGGAAGGCGCGCCGAGTGCAGTCGACTTGTTTGATCCAAAACCGGAACTCACAAAGAACGACGGCAAACGCGTTGATATCAAAGTGTTCTTCGGTGATCCCGGGCCGCTGATGAAATCGCCATTTCGATTTGATCAATATGGTCAGTCCGGGCAGTGGGTCTGCGAACACTACAGCAACGTTGCCAGACATGTGGACGACATCGCATTTATTAAATCCTGCTACAGCGAATCGGACAATCATGTTCCGGCGCTGTATCAGATCAACACAGGGATTCCCCGCCCCGGGTTCCCATCTGCCGGTTCGTGGATGACCTACGGCCTTGGCAGTGAAAATCAGAATCTTCCGGGTTATGTCGTACTGGAAAACCGTCAGGGCGTGAAGGGGGGGCCTCTTAACTGGGGCAGTGGTTTTCTTCCCTCCAGTTATCAGGGCACTCTGTTTCGATCGCAGGGTTCACCAGTGCTGAATCTGAAACGGCCTGCCGACATCACTGGTTCTGACCAGCGGCGACAGCTCGACCTGATGCGGGAATTCAATCAGAAGCATTTGCAGCACCTTCCGCACGAACGAGATCTGCAGGCACGCATCGAGTCTTTCGAACTTGCATTCCGAATGCAGTCTGAGGCAATGGATGCCGTTGATCTGACGAAGGAAACGGCGGAAACGCAGGAATTATACGGTTTGAATCAGGACCATTCGCGCTACTATGGAAGGAAGTGCCTGATCGCACGGCGACTGATTGAACGCGGTGTGAGGTTTATCCAGGTCTACAGCGACGGCGAATGGGATGCTCACAACAAGCTCACTCAAAACCATATCGGCCATTGCCGCGAAACCGATGTTCCGATCGCTGGTTTGCTGACGGATCTCAAACAGAGAGGTCTTTGGGACGACGTCCTGGTGATATGGGGCGGTGAATTCGGACGGATGCCAGTTTCACAAAGCGGCGATGGCCGTGATCACAATCCCAACGGCTTTCTCACATGGATGGCGGGAGCCGGAATTAAAGGCGGAGTCAGCTACGGTGAGACGGACGAAATTGGCTACAAAGCCGAGGTGAATCCGGTGAGCGTTCATGACCTGCACGCGACAATGCTGCATCTGATGGGAATGGATCACAAGCGACTTACCTGGTTCCACAATGGACGAAACTATCGACTGACCGATGTCGCTGGAAACGTCCTTCAACCAATTCTCCGATCCACTTAA